Genomic segment of Chlamydiota bacterium:
TCTAAAGAAATGGGCGTTGCCTATGAATCTTTAAATCTCGCCCAAGCCATTGAGGGCAAAGGAGCCATTGAATCGGTTGCCATGGCAAGTCAAAGACTCATCACTTTAGAAAACACTCTTAAAAACGTGTGGGGAGTCAAAATTCCTGAATTTCAGGAAGAAAATTGGACCCGTCGTCCTCTTGAACGGGGTGTGAGCCCTCGCACTCTTACCGCTCGCACACATCAAACCGCACTCTCGTTTGAAAAACTCACAGCTCTTCTGGTCAAGATTGCGTCTATCGAAACTCGACTCAGAAAATTGGGGTTTGAGATTAAGAAAACAACGCGTCGTGTCAATGCCTTAGAACAAATCATCCTCCCTACCATGAGCACTCAAATTCGCTTTATTCGAAGCGTTATTGAGCAAAGAGAACGGGAAGACACCTTTCGTCTTAAAAAAATTAAGCTCAAACTTGAAAGGAAGAAAGAATCCTAACTCATTCCTAAAAGCTAAGTTAGGTTTCTAAAATAAAACTTTATCAAAACAAAAGGGGGGAATTCTGGTATAATACAACAAATGTTTCTTCTTACCTGAAAATTTTATTCCTTAAGGAATAATGAGATTGTGTAAGAAGGGGAGGAATGGCAGCATGGATGACTGTATCTTTTGCAAAATGTCCCAAAAAAAAATCCCTTCCCGAATTGCTTATGAAGACTCCTCTTTATTTGCCTTTTATGATGTCCATCCCCAAGCGCCCATTCACATTTTAATCACCCCTAAAAAACATATCGCTCGAATTT
This window contains:
- a CDS encoding V-type ATP synthase subunit D, giving the protein MSTTISATRMNLLALKNQASLAKQGVDLLKKKRDALVMEFFTVVKQTLQSRQELSKEMGVAYESLNLAQAIEGKGAIESVAMASQRLITLENTLKNVWGVKIPEFQEENWTRRPLERGVSPRTLTARTHQTALSFEKLTALLVKIASIETRLRKLGFEIKKTTRRVNALEQIILPTMSTQIRFIRSVIEQREREDTFRLKKIKLKLERKKES